In the Synechococcus sp. Nb3U1 genome, one interval contains:
- a CDS encoding TetR/AcrR family transcriptional regulator — protein sequence MAKNGAQTKNSILDAAHQLVLGYGLAGTSIDMVLEKAGITKGAFFYHFKSKAELAKALVERYASQDAAHLDTQLDRAEKLSRDPLEQVLILVGLFIEEAEQISEPGAGCLYASYVYEFEGLDTEIRALSAHALLRWREKLGRKFEEVMALYPPQLPVKAQDLADALVSVFEGSFIMIRVLQEPQQMKHQLTHYRNYIELLFRPTLREIAVNPDGFTRGI from the coding sequence ATGGCAAAAAATGGCGCTCAAACCAAAAACAGCATCTTGGATGCAGCTCATCAGTTGGTGCTGGGGTATGGACTGGCAGGTACTTCCATAGACATGGTTTTGGAAAAAGCTGGGATTACCAAAGGAGCTTTTTTTTATCACTTTAAGAGCAAGGCGGAACTGGCAAAAGCCTTAGTGGAGCGCTACGCTAGCCAGGATGCCGCACATTTGGATACTCAACTGGATCGGGCAGAAAAGCTCAGCCGGGATCCCTTGGAACAGGTGCTAATTTTGGTGGGACTGTTTATTGAAGAAGCCGAACAGATTTCTGAGCCGGGGGCAGGATGTCTGTATGCCTCTTACGTCTATGAGTTTGAGGGTTTGGATACTGAAATCCGCGCACTCTCAGCTCACGCACTGCTGCGTTGGCGAGAAAAATTGGGTCGAAAATTTGAGGAGGTCATGGCGCTTTATCCCCCTCAGCTGCCCGTCAAGGCTCAAGATCTGGCTGATGCGTTGGTGTCTGTTTTTGAAGGATCTTTCATTATGATCCGGGTTTTGCAGGAGCCTCAGCAAATGAAGCATCAACTCACCCATTATCGCAATTATATTGAGTTGTTGTTTCGTCCCACGCTGAGAGAAATTGCCGTAAACCCCGACGGATTTACCCGTGGGATATGA
- a CDS encoding phosphoribulokinase, with protein sequence MASSPDRVVMIGVAGDSGCGKSTFLRRLGDLFGRDLITSICLDDYHSLDRYQRKEKGITALDPRANNFDLMYEQAKALKNGQSVMKPIYNHETGLIDPPELVEPNRIIVLEGLHPLYDERVRELLDFKVYLDLAPEIKVAWKVQRDMAERGHTYEDVLRSIEARRPDFEAYIDVQKQYADAVIEVLPTRLLPELDQEHKVLRVRLVQREGVNYFDHAYLFDEGSTIDWIPCGKKLTCSYPGIRLHYGPSSYFDHPVSILEIDGTFDKLEEVVYIENHLSNISTHYYGELTELLRKHPEYPGSRNGSGLIQVLVGLKLRSVYEQIRAEEKELAVAS encoded by the coding sequence ATGGCAAGCAGTCCTGATCGCGTTGTGATGATTGGTGTCGCCGGAGATTCTGGCTGCGGCAAATCGACGTTTTTGCGGCGGCTGGGGGATCTGTTCGGTCGGGATCTGATCACGAGCATCTGTCTGGACGATTACCACTCCTTGGATCGCTATCAGCGTAAAGAGAAGGGCATTACGGCACTGGATCCCCGCGCCAACAACTTCGACCTGATGTACGAGCAGGCCAAGGCCCTGAAAAACGGCCAGAGCGTGATGAAGCCCATCTACAACCACGAGACCGGCCTGATCGACCCGCCGGAATTGGTAGAGCCGAATCGCATCATTGTGCTGGAGGGTTTGCATCCTCTCTACGACGAGCGGGTGCGGGAGCTGCTGGATTTCAAGGTGTATTTGGATCTGGCCCCTGAGATTAAGGTGGCCTGGAAAGTGCAACGGGATATGGCGGAACGGGGCCACACCTACGAGGATGTGCTGCGCTCGATTGAGGCCCGCCGCCCCGACTTTGAAGCCTATATCGATGTGCAGAAGCAATACGCCGATGCGGTGATCGAAGTATTGCCAACGAGGCTGCTACCGGAGCTGGATCAAGAACACAAGGTACTGCGGGTGCGCCTGGTGCAGCGGGAAGGGGTGAACTACTTTGACCATGCCTATCTGTTCGACGAAGGCTCCACCATCGATTGGATCCCCTGCGGCAAGAAGCTGACCTGCTCCTATCCTGGTATTCGGCTACATTATGGCCCTTCTAGCTACTTCGACCATCCCGTTTCGATTTTGGAAATTGACGGCACCTTCGACAAACTGGAAGAAGTAGTCTACATCGAGAACCATCTGAGCAACATCTCTACCCACTACTATGGTGAGCTGACAGAACTGTTGCGCAAACACCCAGAATATCCGGGATCCCGCAATGGCTCTGGCCTGATTCAGGTGTTGGTGGGTCTGAAGCTGCGCTCCGTTTATGAGCAAATTCGGGCAGAAGAGAAAGAGCTAGCGGTAGCCTCCTAA
- a CDS encoding class I SAM-dependent methyltransferase, with translation MSDTQVAFAQEKAEAFAEHTLNALNHAALVLMMSVGHQTRLFDIMGSLPKSTSQQIAEAANLQERYVREWLNALVTARVIEYESSGHTYFLPPEHAAFLTRAAGAANFATYAQYIPVLASVEDKIVNCFHQGSGVNYSEYGRFHQVMAEDSNLNIVEALEEHILPLIPEVQATLQQGIDVLDVGCGRGKALLKMARLFPNSRFKGYDLNSDAIAFANAEAERYQVTNVHYFVQDTTQFNEPDSYDFITTFDAVHDQARPDQVLKNICRALRPDGVYLMQDIRATTQVDGNMEHPLAPFLYTISCMHCMSVSLAAGGVGLGTMWGREQAKQYLQEAGFTSVILHELPHDIMNDYYVIRKN, from the coding sequence ATGTCGGATACTCAAGTTGCTTTTGCTCAAGAGAAAGCAGAAGCCTTTGCGGAACATACTCTCAATGCGCTCAATCACGCAGCTTTAGTATTGATGATGTCTGTTGGCCATCAAACTCGGCTATTTGACATTATGGGATCCCTACCCAAATCCACCAGTCAACAGATTGCAGAGGCTGCCAACTTGCAAGAACGTTATGTACGGGAATGGTTGAATGCTTTGGTGACGGCTCGAGTCATTGAGTATGAAAGCTCTGGGCACACTTATTTTCTGCCTCCAGAACATGCTGCGTTTCTCACTCGTGCTGCTGGAGCTGCTAACTTTGCCACCTATGCCCAATATATTCCTGTCTTGGCCTCAGTTGAAGACAAGATCGTGAATTGCTTCCATCAAGGGAGTGGTGTCAACTACTCAGAATATGGCCGTTTTCATCAGGTGATGGCCGAAGATAGCAATCTAAATATCGTGGAAGCTCTTGAAGAGCACATCTTGCCTTTGATCCCAGAAGTCCAAGCAACCCTGCAACAGGGTATTGATGTGTTAGATGTAGGGTGTGGGCGTGGCAAAGCCCTATTAAAAATGGCTCGTCTTTTCCCTAATAGTCGCTTTAAGGGGTATGACTTGAACTCAGATGCAATTGCGTTTGCCAATGCCGAGGCTGAACGATATCAGGTGACCAATGTTCACTATTTTGTCCAGGATACTACCCAGTTTAATGAACCTGATTCCTATGATTTTATCACCACTTTTGATGCTGTTCATGATCAGGCAAGACCCGATCAAGTTTTAAAAAATATCTGTCGCGCTCTGCGCCCAGATGGGGTCTACCTGATGCAAGACATCCGCGCTACCACTCAGGTAGATGGCAATATGGAGCACCCGCTTGCACCATTCCTCTATACGATTTCTTGTATGCACTGTATGTCGGTATCTTTGGCCGCAGGCGGAGTAGGCTTAGGAACCATGTGGGGACGTGAACAGGCTAAACAGTATCTCCAAGAGGCGGGGTTCACCTCGGTCATCCTCCACGAGTTGCCCCACGACATCATGAATGACTACTACGTGATTCGGAAAAACTAA
- a CDS encoding ferredoxin--NADP(+) reductase yields MVASAEKQEIVVNLYRPNAPMIGQCVETYSIVGEGAPGLTKHIVLSLPDPKYKYLEGQSVGIIPPGEDAKGKPHKPRLYSIASTRFGDDGEGRTVSLSVKRAEHVDKDTGEPGVGVCSGFLTDLKAGDEVMITGPAGKTFLLPEDENANLILIATGTGIAPFRAFIKHLFEEDPSYKGNIWLFFGVPTSSTLLYQGDLEAWKALYGGRFRVDYAISREQQTADGKKMYVQNRMAEYGPELWEMLQKPNTYTYICGLKGMEDGINGFMSPLAEQAGQDWSKFQKELKKADKWHEETY; encoded by the coding sequence ATGGTTGCTAGCGCAGAAAAGCAAGAGATTGTTGTCAATCTGTATCGTCCTAACGCGCCCATGATCGGCCAATGTGTGGAGACCTACTCCATTGTGGGCGAAGGGGCACCCGGCTTGACCAAACATATCGTGCTGAGCTTGCCGGATCCAAAATACAAGTATCTGGAAGGCCAAAGCGTTGGCATTATCCCTCCTGGCGAAGATGCCAAAGGCAAACCCCACAAGCCCCGTCTCTACTCAATTGCCTCTACCCGATTTGGGGATGATGGGGAAGGGCGTACGGTTTCTCTGAGTGTGAAACGGGCTGAACATGTGGACAAAGACACGGGTGAGCCAGGGGTTGGTGTTTGCTCAGGGTTTCTCACCGATCTGAAAGCGGGTGACGAGGTGATGATCACGGGGCCTGCCGGAAAAACCTTCCTGCTGCCGGAAGATGAGAATGCCAACCTGATCTTGATCGCTACGGGCACCGGCATTGCTCCTTTCCGCGCCTTCATCAAGCACCTGTTCGAGGAGGATCCCAGCTACAAGGGCAACATTTGGCTGTTCTTTGGCGTACCCACCTCCTCCACCTTGCTCTACCAAGGGGATCTCGAGGCTTGGAAAGCTCTGTACGGAGGGCGCTTCCGAGTGGATTACGCTATCAGCCGCGAACAGCAAACCGCCGATGGCAAAAAGATGTATGTGCAAAACCGCATGGCGGAATATGGCCCGGAATTGTGGGAAATGCTGCAAAAACCCAATACCTACACCTACATTTGCGGCCTCAAGGGCATGGAGGATGGCATCAATGGCTTCATGAGTCCCCTGGCAGAACAAGCCGGGCAGGACTGGAGCAAGTTCCAGAAAGAGCTGAAGAAAGCTGACAAATGGCACGAGGAAACCTACTGA
- the pgl gene encoding 6-phosphogluconolactonase, with protein MQGFQLEIFPEGSALIQRAIQIWQQSAAPAIQERGRFTVALAGGSTPKKLYVALAQTPGILWQQTWLFWGDERYVPPDHPDSNYRMVQEAMLDQIEIPEAQVFPMPTQAGDPAQDASQYEAQLKQLFSGDWPQLDLVLLGIGEDGHTASLFPGTTALAVQDRWVTVGQKDEDPRLTLTYPVLNQAAQVVFLVTGANKAAIIKEVLTTEAHLPCQAVKPQGRLLWLLDTAAAAQLPLQTGLIKA; from the coding sequence ATGCAGGGGTTCCAATTGGAGATCTTCCCAGAGGGATCCGCTCTTATTCAGCGAGCCATCCAGATCTGGCAGCAGAGTGCAGCCCCAGCGATCCAAGAACGGGGTCGTTTCACGGTGGCCTTGGCAGGAGGAAGCACCCCCAAGAAGCTATATGTTGCCTTGGCGCAAACCCCAGGGATCCTCTGGCAGCAAACTTGGCTATTTTGGGGGGATGAGCGCTACGTTCCCCCCGATCACCCCGATAGCAACTACCGCATGGTGCAGGAAGCCATGTTGGATCAAATCGAGATCCCAGAGGCCCAGGTTTTCCCGATGCCTACCCAGGCAGGGGATCCGGCCCAGGATGCCAGCCAGTACGAGGCCCAACTCAAGCAGCTATTCAGCGGAGATTGGCCCCAACTGGACTTGGTATTACTCGGGATTGGGGAAGATGGCCATACTGCTTCCTTGTTTCCCGGCACAACCGCTCTTGCAGTACAGGATCGCTGGGTAACCGTCGGGCAAAAGGATGAGGATCCCCGTTTGACCTTGACCTACCCTGTTCTCAACCAAGCGGCACAGGTGGTATTTTTGGTAACTGGGGCAAACAAAGCAGCCATTATCAAGGAAGTGCTGACGACAGAAGCCCATTTGCCCTGTCAGGCGGTGAAACCGCAGGGACGGTTGCTGTGGTTACTGGATACAGCAGCAGCAGCTCAACTGCCCCTGCAAACCGGTTTAATAAAGGCTTGA